A window from Candidatus Methylomirabilota bacterium encodes these proteins:
- a CDS encoding ABC transporter ATP-binding protein has protein sequence MTLQSTQPVLETLGLTKRFGGVIAVDGVNLALPRGEIRALIGPNGAGKTTCFNMLAGQLVPDGGEVRFKGQRLSGLAPYEVWRRGVSRTFQITAAFSSLTALENVQVARLSHRRRTYALLASAARLEVDQARARLAQVGLEEQAARPAAVLAYGDLKRLELAVALANDPELLLLDEPTAGMAPAERGALMALVERLARKRGLTVLFTEHDMDVVFAVADRIMVLHQGRLIAEGKPAEVRADRDVQRVYLGES, from the coding sequence ATGACCCTCCAATCCACTCAACCCGTGTTGGAGACCCTCGGCCTCACCAAGCGCTTCGGGGGCGTCATCGCGGTGGACGGCGTCAACCTGGCGCTGCCCCGGGGCGAGATACGCGCGCTCATCGGGCCGAACGGGGCAGGGAAGACGACGTGCTTCAACATGCTGGCTGGTCAGCTCGTCCCCGATGGCGGCGAGGTGCGGTTCAAGGGGCAGCGCCTCTCGGGGCTGGCGCCCTACGAGGTCTGGCGCCGGGGCGTCAGCCGCACGTTCCAGATCACCGCCGCCTTCAGCTCCCTGACCGCGCTCGAAAACGTCCAGGTCGCGCGGCTCTCCCATCGCCGGCGCACCTACGCGCTCTTGGCCTCGGCCGCGCGCCTCGAGGTGGACCAGGCGCGCGCGCGGCTCGCCCAGGTGGGGCTCGAGGAGCAGGCCGCGCGGCCGGCCGCCGTGCTGGCCTACGGTGATCTCAAGCGGCTCGAGCTGGCGGTGGCCCTGGCGAACGACCCCGAGCTGCTGCTCCTCGACGAGCCCACCGCGGGCATGGCGCCCGCCGAGCGGGGCGCCCTCATGGCCCTCGTCGAGCGGCTGGCGCGAAAGCGCGGTCTCACCGTACTCTTCACGGAGCACGACATGGACGTCGTGTTCGCGGTGGCCGACCGCATCATGGTCCTGCACCAGGGGCGGTTGATCGCGGAGGGCAAGCCCGCGGAAGTCCGCGCCGACCGGGACGTGCAGCGCGTGTATCTCGGCGAAAGCTGA
- a CDS encoding ABC transporter permease, with product MSFLFIQLLSGLANAMFLFLVASGLTLIFGVTRVVNFAHGSFYMLAAYLTFTLVHALPLGGASFYVAALLAALLVAVFGGLVEIGLLRRVYRAPELYQLLLTFALVLVVADGVKYLWGADNKTGPSAPGLAGSVRLAGQLFPTYDLAMIVFGPLVALGLWALFYRTRMGILIRAATQDREMVAALGVDQSRLFTGVFVLGSFLAGLAGALQVPRVAITTVMDTTVIVEAFVVVVIGGMGSVWGALLASILIGVLGAYGILLLPRVSIVLIFVVMAVVLIVRPWGLLGRPEAALRPAGAAGDAAPRRPRLHRGWLAAGALLLIAVPPFLPTFHVWLLVEMLAFTLFASSLYLLMGGGGLVSFGHAAYFGLGAYGAAILMKQAGLPMPLAFLGAPLLAALGGVVFGYFCVRLTSIYFAMLTLAFAQIVYAIVHQWDEVTGGDNGLLSVWPSPWLASPLRYYFVALVATALALALLLRLAGSPFGLALRAARDHPRRAEAVGLNIRAHQHVAFVVAALVAGLGGAIFVYLKGSVFPNYVDAPMSVQPLVMVLLGGVGSPVGPPLGAVVYKLLDTVITRYTEYWQAVLGLILIALVLIFPRGLVGILDFRFLGWGGASVAPPPDPPTASNADSRHVSTT from the coding sequence ATGTCCTTCCTCTTCATCCAGCTCCTCAGCGGGCTGGCCAACGCCATGTTCCTGTTCCTCGTCGCGTCCGGCCTGACGCTCATCTTCGGCGTCACCCGCGTCGTCAACTTCGCCCACGGCTCCTTCTACATGCTCGCGGCGTACCTCACATTCACCCTCGTGCACGCGCTCCCGCTGGGCGGCGCGTCGTTCTACGTCGCGGCCCTGCTCGCCGCGCTGCTCGTGGCCGTCTTCGGCGGCCTAGTGGAGATCGGTCTCCTCCGCCGGGTGTACCGGGCGCCTGAGCTCTATCAGCTCCTCCTCACGTTCGCCCTCGTGCTGGTGGTCGCCGACGGGGTGAAATACCTCTGGGGCGCCGACAACAAGACCGGGCCCAGCGCACCGGGGCTCGCGGGGTCGGTACGCCTGGCCGGCCAGCTGTTCCCCACCTACGACCTCGCCATGATCGTGTTCGGTCCGCTGGTGGCGCTGGGGCTCTGGGCCCTCTTCTACCGCACGCGCATGGGCATCCTGATCCGCGCCGCGACCCAGGACCGCGAGATGGTGGCTGCCCTCGGCGTCGACCAGTCGCGGCTCTTCACGGGCGTCTTCGTCCTCGGGAGCTTCCTCGCCGGGCTCGCCGGCGCCCTCCAGGTGCCGCGCGTGGCGATTACGACGGTGATGGACACCACCGTCATCGTGGAGGCGTTCGTGGTGGTGGTGATCGGGGGCATGGGATCGGTGTGGGGCGCTCTCCTCGCCTCGATCTTGATCGGCGTCCTGGGCGCCTACGGAATCCTGCTGCTGCCGCGCGTCTCCATCGTGCTGATCTTCGTGGTGATGGCGGTGGTGCTGATCGTGCGTCCATGGGGCCTGCTCGGCCGGCCGGAGGCGGCGCTGCGGCCGGCAGGCGCAGCCGGTGACGCCGCGCCGCGCCGCCCACGCCTGCACCGCGGGTGGCTGGCCGCGGGCGCGCTGCTGCTGATCGCCGTCCCGCCGTTCCTGCCGACCTTTCACGTGTGGCTGCTCGTCGAGATGCTCGCCTTCACGCTCTTTGCCTCGAGCCTGTATTTGCTGATGGGCGGGGGTGGGCTCGTGTCGTTCGGCCACGCCGCCTACTTCGGCCTCGGCGCCTACGGCGCCGCCATCCTCATGAAACAGGCGGGGCTCCCCATGCCCCTGGCGTTCCTCGGCGCGCCGCTGCTCGCTGCGCTAGGTGGCGTGGTGTTCGGCTACTTCTGCGTGCGGCTGACGAGCATCTACTTCGCCATGCTCACGCTGGCCTTCGCTCAGATCGTCTACGCGATCGTGCATCAGTGGGACGAGGTCACCGGCGGCGACAACGGGCTCCTCAGTGTGTGGCCGTCGCCCTGGCTCGCCTCGCCGCTGCGCTACTACTTCGTGGCGCTCGTCGCCACCGCCCTCGCGCTGGCCCTGCTCCTGCGCCTGGCCGGGTCGCCGTTCGGGCTCGCCCTGCGCGCGGCGCGCGACCATCCGCGGCGCGCGGAGGCGGTGGGGCTCAACATTCGCGCGCACCAGCACGTGGCGTTCGTGGTGGCCGCGCTGGTGGCCGGGCTGGGCGGCGCGATCTTCGTGTACCTCAAGGGCAGCGTGTTCCCGAACTACGTGGACGCGCCCATGTCGGTGCAGCCGCTGGTCATGGTGCTGCTCGGCGGCGTCGGCTCCCCGGTGGGACCGCCGCTCGGCGCCGTGGTCTACAAGCTGCTCGACACCGTCATCACGCGCTACACCGAGTACTGGCAAGCCGTGCTCGGCCTGATCCTGATCGCCCTCGTCCTGATATTTCCTCGCGGATTGGTGGGTATCCTCGATTTCAGGTTTTTGGGCTGGGGGGGAGCGAGCGTCGCTCCTCCCCCAGACCCCCCCACCGCTTCGAACGCGGATTCCCGCCACGTGTCGACCACATGA
- a CDS encoding ABC transporter substrate-binding protein, with protein sequence MISRFLAWLTVVPLVLGALVAPAHAQAPIRIGDINSFSGIGAPFTGPYKIGVEMAVEEISAKGGINGRKVEVLFRDDKGQPAEAVKHAQELVASEKVALIAGTFLSNVGLAVSDWAKQNKTMFVVAEALTEALTWAKGHDHVVRVRPNTYEQGRMLADKAGRMKYVKWATIGPNYEYGKRAWETFRDRLKELKPDVQIVGEHWPTLGKIEPGPMVTAILNQNPDALYVSLFGSDWLAFVREAQKRGLFQKMYVVGILLGEPEYIDPLGTEAPEGMLVTGYPWYDIAAPAHKDFVARYQKRAPEKAPTLGALVGYVTYLSIFEAIRKAGGTDTDKLVTTFKGLKVETPVGPITFRASDGQSTMGAWVGTTKIDPKRGVGVMVGHEYIPGDKVLPSDDEVKKLRSGQ encoded by the coding sequence ATGATCTCCCGCTTCCTGGCATGGCTGACCGTGGTGCCGCTCGTCCTCGGCGCCCTCGTTGCTCCCGCCCACGCCCAAGCGCCCATTCGCATCGGCGACATCAACTCGTTCAGCGGCATCGGCGCGCCGTTCACGGGCCCCTACAAGATCGGGGTGGAGATGGCGGTCGAGGAGATCAGCGCCAAGGGCGGGATCAACGGGCGAAAGGTCGAAGTACTGTTCCGGGACGACAAAGGCCAGCCCGCGGAGGCGGTGAAGCACGCGCAGGAGCTCGTGGCCTCCGAGAAGGTCGCGCTCATCGCGGGCACATTCCTCTCCAACGTCGGGCTCGCGGTGTCCGACTGGGCCAAGCAGAACAAGACCATGTTCGTGGTGGCGGAGGCGCTCACCGAAGCCCTCACCTGGGCCAAGGGGCACGACCACGTGGTGCGGGTGCGACCCAACACCTATGAGCAGGGCCGGATGCTCGCCGACAAGGCGGGCCGGATGAAGTACGTGAAGTGGGCCACCATCGGGCCCAACTACGAGTACGGCAAGCGCGCGTGGGAGACCTTCCGCGACCGGCTGAAGGAGCTCAAGCCTGACGTCCAGATCGTCGGCGAGCACTGGCCGACCCTCGGAAAGATCGAGCCCGGACCGATGGTCACCGCCATCCTCAACCAGAATCCGGATGCGCTCTACGTCTCGCTGTTCGGCTCGGACTGGCTGGCGTTCGTGCGCGAAGCCCAGAAGCGGGGGCTGTTCCAGAAAATGTACGTGGTGGGGATCCTCCTCGGCGAGCCCGAATACATCGATCCGCTCGGCACCGAGGCGCCCGAGGGGATGCTCGTCACCGGTTATCCCTGGTACGACATCGCGGCGCCCGCGCACAAGGACTTCGTCGCGCGCTACCAGAAGCGCGCCCCCGAGAAGGCGCCCACGCTGGGCGCCCTGGTCGGCTACGTGACCTACCTCTCGATCTTCGAGGCGATTCGCAAAGCGGGCGGCACCGACACCGACAAGCTCGTGACCACCTTCAAGGGCCTCAAGGTCGAGACGCCGGTGGGGCCCATCACGTTCCGCGCCTCCGACGGGCAGTCCACCATGGGCGCCTGGGTCGGCACGACCAAGATCGACCCCAAGCGCGGCGTGGGCGTGATGGTGGGCCACGAGTACATCCCCGGCGACAAGGTGCTGCCGTCGGACGACGAGGTCAAGAAGCTACGCTCGGGTCAGTAG
- a CDS encoding GAF domain-containing protein, whose product MPVRTEFSLEPLIKYWERELAQGDKPFATATRALLEKVRQNPGFSGRVADPEALREHPELLSALMLAVFSPTFQEDNLGAATYPFALRSFFSTPGFGRLLTDADGALQFRMDVDVSLILNVRIVSAYSLILERVYGIDLGVEYPWVVIVNDPDTKLDRYFKLIASRRFLEVDVIGEVPPLSDEAVRRIRAHVADPKAFTELLPGDRFVIRGFGVFQAVEVTGPEVISAIERDLIEKESIVSTGRFLGLRDKLRVLLRRPEVELGLAAIDGDRVLALNHGSQFENSCIFADSTHLRLSDFAGSVYERAALERRPLIVEDLQTHPNRTRVEDELLAAGYRSLVAAPLFYEDALIGSFELISTEPGALNVTHTPSLLQVLPLFAVAVKRSMDELESRVQALIKEKCTAIHPTVEWRFRQAALASFEKAEAEDDGRPTEMETIVFRDVYPLYALADIRGSSTHRAWAIQSDLSAQLGLARDVLEAAHRARPMHILDHLRHRVERHAEAVELNLRAGDEATLIAFLRAEVETLFDHLETYGPEVRARIEAYRAALDPQQGAVASRRRDFETSVTLINDAILSFLDAEEDAAQAACRHFFEMQRTDGVDYSIYAGASLLETDGFTPLHLRNLRLWQLMVACGIAAQVEALKPRLPQPLDITNLILIQHAPLAIRFRFDEKRFDVDGAYNVRYEIMKKRIDKAVVRGTTERLTQPGKIALVYSQPSEAAEYKEYIAYLQSLRFLTPEVEYLELDELQGVTGLRALRVTVDLTNARIEPGVSLIAAASAARVAR is encoded by the coding sequence ATGCCTGTCCGGACCGAGTTCAGTCTCGAGCCCCTGATCAAGTACTGGGAGCGCGAGCTGGCCCAGGGGGACAAGCCCTTCGCGACCGCGACCCGCGCGCTCCTGGAGAAGGTGCGGCAGAACCCCGGCTTCTCGGGACGCGTGGCCGACCCCGAGGCCCTGCGGGAGCATCCTGAGCTTCTCTCCGCACTGATGCTGGCGGTGTTCTCGCCCACGTTCCAGGAGGACAACCTCGGGGCCGCCACGTACCCGTTCGCGCTCCGAAGCTTCTTCTCCACGCCGGGGTTCGGGCGCCTGCTCACCGATGCCGACGGCGCGCTGCAGTTCCGGATGGACGTGGACGTGTCGCTGATCCTAAATGTCCGGATCGTGTCCGCCTACTCGCTGATCCTCGAGCGGGTGTATGGCATCGATCTCGGCGTCGAGTACCCGTGGGTCGTCATCGTCAACGACCCCGACACCAAGCTCGACCGCTATTTCAAGCTGATCGCCAGCCGGCGATTCCTCGAGGTGGACGTGATTGGCGAGGTGCCGCCCCTGTCGGACGAGGCGGTGCGTCGGATCCGCGCGCACGTGGCGGATCCCAAGGCGTTCACCGAGCTGCTCCCCGGCGACCGCTTCGTCATCCGCGGCTTCGGGGTGTTCCAGGCGGTGGAGGTCACCGGTCCGGAGGTGATCTCCGCGATCGAGCGCGACCTCATCGAGAAGGAGTCGATCGTCTCGACCGGCCGCTTCCTGGGCCTGCGCGACAAGCTGCGCGTGCTGCTGCGCCGCCCGGAGGTGGAGCTCGGGCTGGCCGCCATCGACGGCGACCGGGTGCTCGCGCTCAACCATGGGTCCCAGTTCGAGAACTCGTGCATCTTCGCGGACTCGACGCACCTTCGCCTCTCCGATTTCGCGGGCTCCGTCTACGAGCGCGCCGCGCTCGAGCGGCGGCCCCTCATCGTCGAGGACCTCCAGACGCATCCCAATCGCACCCGCGTGGAGGACGAGCTGCTTGCCGCCGGCTATCGCAGCCTGGTGGCGGCGCCCCTCTTCTACGAGGACGCCCTCATCGGGAGCTTCGAGCTGATCTCCACCGAGCCCGGTGCGCTCAACGTGACCCATACTCCGTCGCTGCTCCAGGTGCTGCCCCTCTTCGCGGTGGCGGTGAAGCGCAGCATGGATGAGCTGGAGAGCCGCGTCCAGGCCCTCATCAAGGAGAAGTGCACGGCCATCCACCCCACCGTGGAGTGGCGCTTCCGCCAGGCCGCGCTCGCGAGCTTCGAGAAGGCCGAGGCCGAAGACGACGGCCGGCCCACCGAGATGGAGACCATCGTCTTCCGCGACGTGTATCCACTCTACGCGCTCGCGGACATCCGGGGCTCCTCCACGCATCGCGCGTGGGCCATCCAGTCCGACCTCTCTGCCCAGCTCGGCCTCGCCCGGGACGTACTGGAGGCCGCGCACCGCGCCCGGCCCATGCACATCCTCGATCATCTGCGGCACCGGGTGGAGCGTCATGCCGAGGCGGTGGAGTTGAACCTCCGCGCCGGCGACGAGGCGACGCTCATCGCCTTCCTGCGGGCCGAGGTGGAGACGCTGTTCGATCACCTCGAGACCTACGGGCCCGAGGTCCGGGCGCGCATCGAGGCCTACCGAGCCGCCCTCGATCCCCAGCAGGGCGCGGTGGCATCCCGGCGGCGGGATTTCGAGACGAGCGTGACCCTCATCAACGACGCGATCCTCTCGTTCCTGGACGCCGAGGAGGATGCCGCCCAGGCGGCGTGCCGCCACTTCTTCGAGATGCAGCGCACCGACGGCGTGGACTACAGCATCTACGCGGGCGCCTCCCTGCTCGAGACGGACGGCTTCACCCCGCTCCACCTCCGCAACCTGCGGCTCTGGCAGCTCATGGTGGCGTGTGGCATCGCCGCGCAGGTCGAAGCGCTCAAGCCGCGCCTACCGCAGCCGCTGGACATCACCAATCTGATCCTGATCCAGCACGCCCCCCTGGCCATCCGCTTCCGGTTCGACGAGAAGCGCTTCGATGTCGACGGCGCCTACAACGTCCGCTACGAGATCATGAAGAAGCGGATCGACAAGGCGGTGGTGCGCGGGACGACGGAGCGGCTCACCCAGCCGGGCAAGATCGCGCTGGTGTACTCGCAGCCCTCCGAGGCCGCCGAGTACAAGGAGTACATCGCCTACCTTCAGTCCCTCCGCTTCCTGACCCCCGAGGTGGAATACCTCGAGCTGGACGAGCTTCAGGGCGTGACAGGGCTCCGCGCGCTCCGGGTCACCGTGGATCTGACCAACGCGCGGATCGAGCCCGGCGTCTCGCTCATCGCCGCCGCCTCGGCTGCCCGCGTCGCACGGTAG
- the kdsB gene encoding 3-deoxy-manno-octulosonate cytidylyltransferase yields MRVLGVIPARLASTRLPRKVLRDLVGLPLVVHVYRAARRSPHLDDLLVATDSEEVMAACRAHGAPSLMTSPDHPTGTDRLWEVSRGHAADVYVNIQGDEPLVTTGHIERLVRPLLDDRAVEVTTLKILAKPEEVPTRTANKVVTNTHGDALYFSRLAIPCDRDGRGDVVYWKHIGMYAYRRAVLERFHALPPSPLERAEQLEQLRLLEHGISIRVVETDEPTVGVDTEDDLRAVEAILARRASAPAS; encoded by the coding sequence GTGAGGGTCCTGGGGGTCATTCCCGCGCGCCTCGCCTCGACTCGCCTGCCCCGAAAAGTCCTGCGTGACCTCGTGGGCCTCCCGCTCGTCGTCCACGTGTACCGGGCGGCGCGCCGGTCTCCCCACCTCGACGATCTGCTGGTGGCGACCGACTCGGAGGAGGTCATGGCCGCCTGTCGAGCCCACGGGGCGCCCTCCCTGATGACATCGCCCGACCATCCCACCGGCACGGACCGCCTCTGGGAAGTGTCCCGCGGGCATGCGGCCGACGTCTACGTGAACATCCAGGGAGACGAGCCGCTCGTCACGACCGGCCACATCGAGCGCCTGGTCCGCCCGTTACTCGACGATCGGGCCGTCGAGGTGACCACGCTCAAGATCCTCGCGAAGCCGGAGGAGGTCCCCACGCGCACCGCCAACAAGGTCGTCACCAACACTCACGGCGACGCGCTCTACTTTTCCCGCCTCGCCATTCCCTGCGACCGCGACGGCCGCGGCGACGTCGTGTACTGGAAACATATAGGCATGTACGCCTATCGCCGCGCCGTGCTCGAGCGGTTCCACGCCCTGCCCCCCTCGCCGCTCGAGCGCGCCGAGCAGCTCGAGCAGCTGCGCCTGCTCGAGCACGGTATCTCGATCCGGGTCGTCGAGACCGACGAGCCCACGGTGGGTGTGGACACCGAGGACGACTTGCGCGCTGTCGAGGCCATCCTCGCGCGCCGCGCCTCCGCTCCCGCCTCCTGA
- a CDS encoding MFS transporter, with the protein MTNPWAILVLIMVAQTMANVGPLGIPAIAPLIRDSLGLSTVQAGSFLSAYYIGPSLMSLPAGRMADVWGAARTMVLGQLVIAVGLFAVAGSWSFALLSVLMVLAGMGYGMLNPTTAKAVLIWFPRKHRATVVGLKQVGLPFGGAMGALVMPPLALWIGWRGAVALSASVIAGLGLLTWLLYRDPPGVEAAADRAAAGGSLAAVLRNRELWLVSIATLGFAGMQTVWMAYLVLYLRDVVGMPLVTAARFLVLAQLAGATGRVAFGVLSDRYFGGRRRIVLVLAGVGSTACSLLIAGTGPGTSPWFFAALALVFGFVGIGWNGVQYTLMAELVDRRSVGTAVGLGLAVSSFGVTICPPLFGVLVERAGGWTVPWIVLAAAMAAALCLLIPVREGRMDWGAPGGKSH; encoded by the coding sequence GTGACCAATCCCTGGGCCATCCTGGTCCTCATCATGGTCGCGCAGACCATGGCCAACGTCGGGCCGCTGGGGATCCCCGCCATCGCGCCGCTGATCCGCGACAGCCTGGGACTCTCCACCGTACAGGCGGGGTCGTTCCTGTCGGCGTACTACATCGGTCCCTCGTTGATGTCGCTCCCCGCCGGGCGCATGGCCGACGTCTGGGGCGCGGCCCGCACCATGGTGCTGGGGCAGCTCGTGATCGCGGTGGGCCTCTTCGCGGTGGCGGGGTCGTGGTCCTTCGCGCTCCTGAGCGTGCTGATGGTGCTGGCGGGCATGGGCTACGGGATGCTGAACCCGACCACCGCGAAGGCCGTGCTGATCTGGTTCCCCCGCAAGCATCGCGCGACGGTGGTGGGCCTCAAGCAGGTCGGGCTGCCCTTCGGCGGCGCCATGGGCGCCCTCGTCATGCCGCCGCTGGCCCTCTGGATCGGCTGGCGCGGGGCCGTGGCCCTCTCCGCATCGGTCATCGCGGGCCTGGGTCTGCTCACGTGGCTGCTCTACCGGGATCCGCCGGGGGTGGAGGCAGCCGCAGATCGCGCCGCCGCCGGCGGCAGCCTGGCCGCCGTCCTCCGCAATCGGGAGCTCTGGCTGGTCTCGATCGCCACGCTGGGATTCGCGGGCATGCAGACGGTGTGGATGGCCTATCTCGTCCTCTACCTGCGCGACGTGGTGGGCATGCCCCTGGTGACGGCCGCGCGCTTTCTCGTGCTCGCCCAGCTGGCGGGCGCGACGGGGCGCGTGGCGTTCGGCGTGCTCTCCGACCGCTACTTCGGGGGCCGGCGCCGCATCGTGCTCGTGCTGGCTGGAGTCGGCTCGACCGCGTGCTCCTTGCTCATCGCAGGGACCGGGCCCGGCACCAGCCCCTGGTTCTTCGCGGCCCTCGCGCTCGTGTTCGGCTTCGTGGGCATCGGATGGAACGGGGTGCAGTACACCCTGATGGCGGAGCTCGTGGATCGGCGCTCGGTCGGCACCGCGGTGGGGCTGGGGCTGGCGGTGTCGTCCTTCGGGGTCACCATCTGCCCGCCCCTGTTCGGCGTCCTCGTCGAGCGCGCGGGCGGCTGGACCGTGCCGTGGATCGTTCTCGCGGCCGCGATGGCGGCGGCCCTCTGCCTCCTCATCCCCGTGCGCGAGGGACGCATGGACTGGGGCGCACCGGGGGGCAAAAGTCATTGA
- a CDS encoding extracellular solute-binding protein has translation MDTSKDASVTPGMNRRRFLQTAGGTAVVAGGIEGILAARRAPAFAQGSKLHWVRWVDFIPESDVELKRQMPEASKALGAEVTFETINANDLQPRITAAIQSGSGADIFNFQYNWAHLYQNAVVDVSDVANALGKAEGGLYDVWAPSCQVGGKWLSVPHSIVGNAVAYRKSWLKEAGATQYPKTWDEARKLFAGLKKKGKPYGQTLGHTFGDAPVFTYTMTWAFGGAETDGSGKKVVLNSKGTIEAVKFMQAFWKECCDEGGLAWDDTNNNRAFHAGEISATLNGASIYIVAKRQKEKIKDDKGEPLFQDIDHAPLPAGPAGAYLLFLNQSHAIMKYSKNQKLAKDFLTWLHKPENYGKWFTSQEGYSVGATKKWENDPMWGKLDEPLKMFRTAARNTRLFGYAGPSTAKATEGFTKYVITDMYAKAVQGMKAEDAVHWAEGELKKIYEA, from the coding sequence ATGGACACGAGCAAGGACGCTTCCGTGACGCCGGGCATGAATCGCCGGCGCTTCCTTCAGACGGCCGGTGGCACGGCGGTCGTGGCCGGCGGGATCGAGGGGATCCTCGCCGCGCGCCGCGCGCCCGCATTCGCCCAAGGCTCCAAGCTGCACTGGGTGCGGTGGGTGGACTTCATCCCCGAGTCCGACGTCGAGCTGAAGCGGCAGATGCCCGAGGCCTCCAAGGCGCTCGGCGCCGAGGTCACCTTCGAGACCATCAACGCCAACGATCTCCAGCCGCGCATCACCGCGGCCATCCAGTCGGGGTCGGGCGCGGACATCTTCAACTTCCAGTACAACTGGGCGCACCTCTACCAGAATGCCGTCGTCGACGTCTCGGACGTGGCGAACGCGCTCGGCAAGGCGGAGGGCGGTCTCTATGACGTGTGGGCGCCGTCCTGCCAGGTGGGCGGCAAGTGGCTCAGCGTGCCGCACTCGATCGTCGGCAACGCCGTGGCCTACCGGAAGTCCTGGCTGAAGGAAGCCGGCGCCACCCAGTATCCCAAGACGTGGGACGAGGCCCGCAAGCTCTTCGCCGGGCTCAAGAAGAAGGGCAAGCCCTACGGCCAGACCCTCGGCCACACGTTCGGCGACGCCCCGGTCTTCACCTACACGATGACGTGGGCCTTCGGCGGCGCCGAGACGGACGGCTCCGGCAAGAAGGTGGTGCTGAACTCCAAGGGCACCATCGAGGCGGTGAAGTTCATGCAGGCGTTCTGGAAGGAGTGCTGCGACGAGGGCGGGCTTGCGTGGGACGACACGAACAACAACCGCGCCTTCCACGCCGGCGAGATCTCGGCGACCCTCAACGGCGCCTCCATCTACATCGTGGCCAAGCGGCAGAAGGAGAAGATCAAGGACGACAAGGGCGAGCCCCTCTTCCAGGACATCGACCACGCGCCGCTCCCCGCCGGCCCCGCGGGTGCCTATCTCCTTTTCCTGAACCAGTCGCACGCGATCATGAAGTACAGCAAGAATCAGAAGCTCGCGAAGGATTTCCTCACCTGGCTGCACAAGCCCGAGAACTACGGGAAGTGGTTCACCTCTCAGGAGGGCTACTCGGTCGGCGCCACCAAGAAGTGGGAGAACGATCCCATGTGGGGCAAGCTCGACGAGCCTCTCAAGATGTTCCGCACCGCCGCGCGTAACACGCGGCTGTTCGGGTACGCCGGACCTTCGACGGCCAAGGCCACCGAGGGCTTCACCAAGTACGTCATCACCGACATGTATGCCAAGGCGGTCCAGGGCATGAAGGCGGAGGACGCGGTACACTGGGCCGAGGGCGAGCTCAAGAAGATCTACGAGGCCTAG
- a CDS encoding sugar ABC transporter permease has product MKKPIAGGSGGAAASSVALPRSRAGQPAAWTRMLENERLLAALLLSPTVLLLGVFIAYPFVMGVWLSLSDTSVGNPGHFVGIKNFVKAWNDSIFQTAFRNTFFYTFWATLFKLALGMWLALLLNRSFRGKRIVRASMLLPFIIPTVLSTFAWRWMFDPTFSVLNWLLYQSGLIVTKIPFLSDGVYAMWCAIVVNTWRGMPFFAITLLAGLQTINPDLQEAASLDGANGWKRFWNVTWPLLKPVTIVVVVFSIIQTFSDFQLIYVLTGGGPANSTHLIATYAYQVGVATGLLGEGAAISLFMLPVLFFVVWAQLRYLRRLEGA; this is encoded by the coding sequence GTGAAGAAGCCGATTGCGGGAGGTTCGGGGGGCGCGGCCGCCAGCTCGGTGGCGCTTCCTCGTTCCCGCGCGGGTCAGCCCGCGGCGTGGACGCGGATGCTGGAGAACGAGCGGCTCCTCGCCGCGCTTCTCCTGTCCCCCACCGTCCTCCTGCTCGGGGTGTTCATCGCCTACCCGTTCGTCATGGGCGTGTGGCTGTCCCTGTCCGACACGAGCGTGGGAAACCCCGGCCACTTCGTGGGCATCAAGAACTTCGTCAAGGCCTGGAACGACTCGATCTTCCAGACCGCCTTCAGGAACACGTTCTTCTACACGTTCTGGGCTACGCTCTTCAAGCTCGCGCTGGGCATGTGGCTGGCCCTGCTGCTCAATCGCAGCTTCCGAGGCAAGCGCATCGTTCGCGCCTCCATGCTGCTGCCGTTCATCATCCCCACCGTGCTGTCCACGTTCGCGTGGCGCTGGATGTTCGACCCGACCTTCAGCGTGCTGAACTGGCTCCTGTACCAGAGCGGGTTGATCGTGACCAAGATCCCCTTCCTCTCCGACGGCGTCTACGCCATGTGGTGCGCCATCGTGGTGAACACCTGGCGCGGCATGCCGTTCTTCGCGATCACGCTCCTCGCGGGGCTGCAGACCATCAACCCCGACCTCCAGGAGGCGGCATCGCTCGACGGGGCGAACGGCTGGAAGCGCTTCTGGAACGTCACCTGGCCGCTCCTCAAGCCGGTCACGATCGTGGTCGTGGTGTTCTCGATCATCCAGACCTTCTCCGACTTCCAGCTCATCTACGTCCTCACCGGCGGCGGCCCTGCCAACTCCACCCACCTGATCGCGACCTACGCCTATCAGGTCGGGGTGGCCACGGGCCTGCTCGGCGAGGGCGCGGCCATCTCCCTCTTCATGCTCCCCGTCCTCTTCTTCGTCGTCTGGGCCCAGCTGAGATACCTGAGAAGGCTCGAGGGCGCATGA